The following coding sequences are from one Desulfosoma caldarium window:
- the tkt gene encoding transketolase gives MMQADTMDERCVTTIRLLAVDMVERAKSGHPGLPLGAAPMAYVLWRRHFRHNPSHPLWVNRDRFILSAGHGSALLYAMLHLTGYDLSMEELQNFRQWKSKTPGHPEYGLTPGVECTTGPLGQGFAMGVGMALAEKWLAERFNRPGFPVIDHYTFGLVSDGDLMEGVASEAASLAGHWKLGKLIYLYDDNHITIEGDTALAFTEDVLARFHAYGWHTERVTDGNNLEAIDAAIERAKKTADRPSLIAVRTLIGYGSPKENNPACHGEPLGPEALRKTKESYGWPVEASFHVPEEVRQSMGRAVTEGQHREEQWHALLARYAEAYPEDAALLNQYLTGTLPEGWEKALPVFDPSKGPIATRNASGTVLNALAQVITNLLGGSADLAPSNKTFLTQGGDRNLHFGVREHAMGAILNGMALHGGLRPYGGTFLVFADYMRPAIRLAAIMKTKVIYIFTHDSIGVGEDGPTHQPVEHLASLRAIPDLTVLRPADANETAAAWKIALEAEGPVALALTRQNVPVLNMDRGRILDGVAKGAYVVSESAEPARLILIATGSEVHLALEAQKVLEQEKGIPTRVVSMPSWEIFERQEESYRNAVLPPDIRARCAVEAGSTMGWHRWVGTQGAVIGIDRFGASAPGSVLMKHFGFNVDHVVATALAVAARVDA, from the coding sequence ATGATGCAGGCGGACACGATGGATGAACGGTGTGTGACGACGATTCGGCTACTGGCGGTGGATATGGTGGAACGGGCCAAGTCAGGTCATCCTGGTTTGCCTCTGGGGGCTGCCCCCATGGCCTATGTCTTGTGGCGCCGCCACTTTCGGCATAATCCTTCCCATCCGTTGTGGGTCAACCGAGATCGCTTCATCTTGTCCGCAGGTCACGGCTCGGCTCTGCTCTACGCGATGTTGCATCTCACGGGCTATGACCTCAGCATGGAAGAACTCCAAAACTTTCGCCAATGGAAAAGCAAAACGCCCGGGCACCCCGAATACGGTCTCACTCCAGGTGTTGAATGCACCACGGGCCCTCTAGGACAAGGCTTTGCCATGGGCGTGGGCATGGCCCTGGCGGAAAAGTGGCTCGCCGAACGGTTTAACCGGCCTGGGTTTCCCGTGATTGACCACTACACCTTTGGGCTCGTTTCTGACGGCGACCTAATGGAAGGTGTGGCCTCCGAAGCGGCCTCCTTGGCCGGCCATTGGAAATTGGGCAAGCTCATTTACCTCTACGACGACAACCACATCACCATCGAAGGGGACACAGCACTGGCCTTCACGGAAGACGTGCTGGCGCGTTTTCACGCTTACGGCTGGCATACGGAACGGGTCACCGACGGTAACAACCTGGAAGCCATTGACGCGGCCATTGAACGGGCCAAAAAGACGGCCGATCGGCCTTCACTCATCGCGGTGCGCACCCTCATCGGCTACGGCAGCCCGAAAGAAAACAACCCTGCCTGCCACGGAGAACCTCTGGGCCCCGAGGCGTTGCGAAAAACGAAAGAAAGCTACGGGTGGCCTGTGGAGGCTTCGTTTCACGTCCCGGAGGAGGTGCGCCAGAGCATGGGCCGGGCGGTGACCGAAGGGCAGCATCGTGAAGAACAATGGCATGCCCTGCTGGCCCGGTACGCCGAAGCGTATCCCGAGGATGCCGCTCTTCTGAATCAATACCTCACCGGAACCCTTCCCGAAGGATGGGAAAAAGCCCTTCCGGTTTTCGATCCTTCCAAGGGGCCTATCGCCACCCGTAACGCCTCCGGCACGGTCCTCAATGCACTGGCCCAAGTCATCACCAATCTTTTGGGTGGATCCGCGGATCTCGCACCGTCCAACAAGACCTTTTTGACTCAGGGCGGCGACCGCAATCTGCACTTCGGGGTCAGGGAACATGCCATGGGAGCCATTCTTAACGGCATGGCCCTGCACGGTGGCCTTCGCCCTTACGGGGGCACCTTTCTCGTGTTCGCAGACTACATGCGCCCCGCCATTCGCTTGGCTGCGATCATGAAAACCAAAGTGATCTACATTTTCACACACGACAGCATCGGGGTCGGTGAAGACGGTCCCACACACCAGCCCGTGGAGCATTTGGCATCGCTTCGAGCCATTCCCGATCTCACGGTGCTTCGCCCCGCCGACGCCAACGAAACGGCGGCGGCTTGGAAGATCGCCCTGGAAGCCGAGGGTCCTGTGGCCTTGGCCTTGACGCGGCAAAACGTGCCGGTCCTGAACATGGATCGGGGCAGAATTCTTGACGGCGTGGCCAAAGGGGCCTACGTGGTGTCGGAAAGCGCCGAGCCTGCGCGGCTGATCCTTATCGCCACAGGATCGGAAGTCCACTTGGCTCTGGAAGCGCAAAAAGTTCTGGAACAGGAAAAGGGAATCCCCACCCGGGTGGTTTCCATGCCGTCTTGGGAGATCTTTGAACGGCAAGAAGAATCGTACCGCAACGCCGTGCTGCCTCCCGACATTCGAGCCCGGTGCGCCGTGGAAGCCGGATCCACCATGGGCTGGCATCGCTGGGTGGGAACTCAGGGTGCCGTCATCGGCATCGACCGGTTTGGAGCCTCGGCGCCGGGATCTGTTCTCATGAAACACTTCGGCTTCAACGTCGACCATGTGGTGGCCACGGCCTTGGCCGTAGCGGCACGAGTGGACGCCTGA
- the mgtE gene encoding magnesium transporter produces MLQKNPLSLHELREKISARDSKALRVFCKQEHPAAVADAVAALSADEFWAVLRHAEPPQRAEIFSHLDEDLQVEAVRTLPRDELARLLADMSADDRADLFKRLPENMREAVLPALAHAEREDIRRLAAYREGTAGAVMTSDYAALPPHMTASEAIEHLREIAPDKETIYYAYVVDERRKLLGFVSLRELIVAPRHALVGDIMHREVVFARVDDDQEDAARKIQKYDLIALPVINGDDALVGIITHDDAMDIITQEHTEDMEKLMAIAGSHEVGVYLKTPSWVHFRNRAYWIIGLAALGLVSGIIIHSFETALAQMLILALYMPMVADTGGNVGSQSATVVVRALALREISPKDALRVFLKEFQIAFLLALALGVLSWGKVMFLSQGSDIPSGYNLVQIGAVIALALSLQVVTAAVIGAMLPLAAAKMQWDPAVVASPALTTVVDITGLLIYFGTAKLLLGL; encoded by the coding sequence ATGCTGCAAAAAAATCCGCTTTCCCTTCACGAGCTGAGGGAAAAGATCTCAGCCCGGGATTCCAAGGCCCTTCGAGTTTTTTGCAAACAAGAGCACCCGGCAGCCGTTGCCGATGCTGTTGCCGCCCTTTCGGCGGATGAATTTTGGGCGGTGCTGCGGCATGCGGAGCCACCGCAGCGTGCGGAGATCTTCAGCCACCTGGATGAGGACCTGCAGGTGGAAGCGGTTAGAACGCTGCCGCGCGATGAACTCGCCCGGCTTTTGGCCGACATGTCTGCGGACGATCGCGCGGACCTCTTCAAAAGGCTGCCGGAAAACATGCGGGAAGCCGTTCTTCCCGCGCTGGCTCACGCGGAACGGGAAGATATTCGGCGCTTGGCGGCCTATCGCGAAGGGACCGCCGGCGCGGTGATGACCTCCGACTACGCCGCCTTGCCGCCGCACATGACGGCATCCGAAGCCATCGAGCATCTAAGAGAAATTGCCCCGGACAAGGAAACCATCTATTACGCTTATGTGGTCGATGAGCGTCGTAAACTTCTAGGTTTCGTATCGTTACGAGAGCTTATTGTGGCCCCGCGGCACGCCCTCGTCGGGGACATAATGCATCGGGAAGTCGTTTTTGCCCGCGTGGACGACGACCAGGAAGATGCGGCTCGAAAAATACAGAAGTACGATCTCATCGCCCTGCCGGTGATCAACGGCGATGACGCCTTGGTGGGCATCATCACGCACGACGATGCCATGGACATCATCACGCAGGAGCACACCGAAGATATGGAAAAACTCATGGCGATTGCCGGAAGCCATGAAGTCGGTGTGTACCTCAAGACCCCTTCCTGGGTGCATTTCAGGAATCGAGCCTACTGGATCATCGGCTTGGCAGCTTTGGGTTTGGTCTCCGGCATCATTATTCATAGCTTTGAAACGGCTCTCGCTCAGATGCTCATCCTCGCCCTGTACATGCCCATGGTGGCTGACACGGGGGGCAATGTGGGCAGCCAGTCGGCCACAGTGGTTGTGCGTGCCCTGGCCTTGCGGGAAATCTCTCCAAAAGACGCGCTCAGGGTGTTTTTGAAAGAATTCCAAATCGCTTTCCTCCTTGCTCTGGCCCTGGGTGTGCTTTCGTGGGGAAAAGTCATGTTCCTGTCTCAGGGCTCGGACATTCCTTCGGGATATAACCTGGTCCAAATCGGAGCCGTGATCGCCCTTGCTCTGAGTTTGCAAGTGGTGACGGCGGCCGTTATTGGAGCCATGCTGCCATTGGCTGCCGCAAAGATGCAATGGGATCCCGCCGTCGTGGCCAGTCCCGCCTTAACAACCGTTGTGGACATTACCGGTTTGCTGATCTATTTCGGCACGGCCAAGCTGTTGCTGGGTCTTTAA